In one Bacillus sp. PK3_68 genomic region, the following are encoded:
- a CDS encoding YkyB family protein, with protein MSTHRESPAHSPSTSNLAKAIFTVNRHAKTAINPKYLYLLKKKALLKMIQEGRAEKAGLHFSNNPKNSQQQSDVLVVCGDYTFHIPPCKEDFATLPHFGSLDKKKRNPKTYMNLTEAKKLLQLYTGFIEKNEPSVPRKKQYHKPVFKPLGQSY; from the coding sequence TTGAGTACTCATAGAGAATCTCCTGCCCATTCTCCATCTACTTCAAACCTCGCTAAAGCAATCTTTACTGTCAACCGGCATGCTAAGACAGCTATAAACCCTAAATATTTATATTTATTAAAGAAAAAAGCACTTTTGAAGATGATACAGGAAGGACGGGCGGAGAAAGCCGGCCTTCACTTTTCCAATAATCCCAAAAATAGTCAGCAGCAGTCCGATGTCCTTGTCGTATGCGGCGACTATACGTTTCACATTCCGCCTTGCAAAGAAGACTTTGCGACTCTTCCTCATTTCGGTAGTTTGGATAAGAAAAAGCGGAACCCGAAAACTTATATGAATTTAACAGAGGCAAAAAAACTCTTACAATTATATACCGGCTTTATAGAAAAAAATGAGCCCTCTGTTCCCCGCAAAAAACAATACCATAAACCGGTATTTAAACCGCTCGGTCAATCTTACTAG
- a CDS encoding TlpA disulfide reductase family protein, whose translation MKLREPMPELNGATAWLNGEVTKDELVGEKPTLIHFWSISCHLCKEAMPKVNEFRDEYSDKLNVVAVHMPRSEDDLNLEEIKSVAAEHGITQPIFVDSEHKLTEAFENQYVPAYYVFDKDGNLRHFQAGGSGMKMLEKRVNRVLDETEKNAQ comes from the coding sequence ATGAAATTAAGAGAACCAATGCCGGAATTAAACGGTGCAACTGCTTGGTTGAATGGCGAAGTGACAAAAGATGAATTGGTTGGTGAAAAACCAACACTTATCCACTTTTGGTCTATCAGTTGTCATCTATGTAAAGAAGCAATGCCAAAAGTAAATGAATTCCGCGATGAATACAGCGACAAACTGAATGTCGTGGCTGTACATATGCCCCGCTCTGAAGATGATCTTAATCTTGAAGAAATTAAATCTGTAGCAGCAGAGCATGGAATTACACAGCCGATTTTTGTAGACAGTGAGCATAAATTAACAGAAGCATTTGAAAACCAATATGTTCCTGCTTATTATGTGTTTGATAAAGACGGCAATCTCCGCCATTTCCAAGCCGGAGGAAGCGGCATGAAAATGCTGGAAAAGCGTGTGAATCGCGTATTAGATGAAACAGAGAAAAATGCACAATAA
- the cbpB gene encoding cyclic-di-AMP-binding protein CbpB — protein MISFESKDVLHTNIMDYIIPAEKVAHVQPGNNLEHALLILTKSGYTAIPVLDAKYRLQGLISSPMITEAILGLERIEFEKLEHMRVEEVMATDKPWLTIHDHFRKALGLLINHPFLCVTNEEGEFQGILTRRVILKQLNYHVDQLK, from the coding sequence ATGATTTCTTTTGAAAGTAAAGATGTCCTTCATACGAACATTATGGATTATATTATTCCTGCCGAAAAAGTTGCCCATGTACAACCTGGGAATAATTTAGAGCATGCTTTGTTGATCTTAACAAAAAGCGGATATACAGCTATTCCAGTACTAGATGCTAAATATAGGCTTCAAGGGCTAATTAGCTCACCGATGATTACCGAAGCGATCCTCGGGTTGGAGAGAATTGAGTTTGAGAAGCTGGAACATATGAGAGTGGAGGAAGTGATGGCGACAGATAAGCCATGGCTTACTATTCATGATCATTTTCGAAAAGCGCTTGGACTATTAATCAATCACCCTTTTTTATGTGTAACCAATGAGGAAGGGGAATTTCAAGGCATATTGACCAGAAGAGTGATTCTCAAGCAGCTGAATTACCATGTGGATCAGCTTAAATAA
- the ahpA gene encoding biofilm-specific peroxidase AhpA — MAERMVGKQAPRFEMDAVLANKEFGKVSLEENMKNDKWTVLFFYPMDFTFVCPTEITAVSDRYDEFEDLDAEVIGVSTDTIHTHLAWINTDRKDNGLGDLKYPLAADTNHTVSREYGVLIEEEGVALRGLFIINPEGELQYQVVNHNNIGRDVDETLRVLQALQTGGLCPANWKPGQKTL, encoded by the coding sequence ATGGCAGAACGCATGGTAGGAAAACAAGCTCCACGTTTCGAAATGGACGCAGTATTGGCTAATAAGGAGTTTGGAAAAGTAAGTCTTGAAGAAAACATGAAAAATGACAAGTGGACAGTATTATTCTTCTACCCAATGGACTTTACTTTCGTATGTCCAACAGAAATCACTGCTGTATCTGACCGCTATGATGAGTTCGAAGATTTGGATGCAGAGGTAATTGGTGTTTCTACTGATACAATTCATACTCACTTAGCATGGATTAATACAGACCGTAAGGACAATGGTCTTGGCGATCTGAAATATCCACTCGCTGCTGATACAAACCACACAGTATCCCGTGAATATGGCGTATTAATTGAAGAAGAAGGCGTAGCACTTCGCGGATTATTCATCATCAATCCAGAAGGCGAACTTCAATACCAAGTAGTAAACCACAATAACATCGGCCGCGATGTAGATGAAACTCTTCGTGTGCTTCAAGCGCTTCAAACAGGCGGACTCTGCCCTGCAAACTGGAAGCCAGGTCAAAAAACTCTGTAA
- a CDS encoding chemotaxis protein, whose product MNSENGILLKSGTNELEIVEFEVHGNKYGINVIKVKEIIQPVAVTFIPHAHEHIEGIIQLRGEVLPLVNMAKVLGLSGQESGQTDKYIVTEFNKQKVVFHVQNVTRIHRISWEDIEKPSDMYQGGGNQVIGVIKINGEMVLLLDFEKVIVDINPQSGIHVGQIKQLDKRERSGKRLVVAEDSPLLRKLISDTLAEAGYDAVEFFENGKLALSYLESQADEVAAGKGTQLLITDIEMPQMDGHHLTKRVKEHTQLKDLPIVIFSSLITEDLRHKGDEVGADAQVSKPEIAELIKHIDRLVL is encoded by the coding sequence ATGAATAGCGAAAATGGAATTCTATTAAAAAGTGGAACAAACGAACTGGAAATCGTTGAATTTGAAGTGCATGGCAATAAATATGGAATCAATGTTATTAAGGTAAAGGAGATTATTCAGCCGGTAGCTGTCACTTTTATTCCACATGCCCATGAGCATATTGAAGGAATTATCCAGCTGCGCGGGGAAGTGCTGCCGCTAGTAAACATGGCAAAAGTTTTGGGATTATCTGGTCAGGAATCAGGGCAGACGGATAAGTATATTGTTACTGAATTTAACAAGCAAAAAGTCGTTTTTCATGTTCAGAATGTCACCCGAATTCACCGAATCTCGTGGGAAGACATTGAAAAGCCATCTGACATGTACCAGGGAGGCGGCAACCAAGTAATCGGCGTTATTAAAATAAATGGTGAAATGGTCTTACTGCTCGACTTCGAGAAAGTCATTGTAGACATTAACCCGCAATCTGGTATTCATGTTGGGCAAATCAAGCAACTTGATAAAAGGGAGCGTTCGGGCAAAAGACTGGTTGTAGCAGAAGATTCTCCGCTATTAAGAAAACTGATCAGTGATACACTTGCTGAAGCGGGATATGATGCTGTAGAATTTTTTGAAAATGGCAAGCTAGCTTTGTCATACTTGGAGAGTCAGGCAGATGAAGTAGCTGCCGGAAAAGGGACACAGCTTTTAATTACAGACATCGAAATGCCGCAAATGGATGGTCACCATTTAACTAAACGGGTAAAGGAACATACCCAGCTGAAAGATCTTCCAATTGTGATTTTTTCTTCGTTAATTACTGAAGACTTGCGCCACAAAGGAGACGAAGTAGGGGCTGATGCCCAAGTAAGCAAACCAGAAATCGCAGAACTCATCAAGCATATTGATCGACTCGTTCTCTAA
- a CDS encoding glutaredoxin family protein, which yields MKPIILYTQPDCPPCQIIKLFLKDRGVGYEEKNISEDHPARQEWEIRWNASSTPTVVVHDEAVTGFDLEKLTNLLEKHGM from the coding sequence ATGAAGCCCATTATTTTATATACCCAGCCTGACTGTCCGCCATGTCAAATAATCAAACTATTTCTAAAGGATCGCGGAGTGGGCTATGAGGAGAAAAATATTTCTGAGGACCACCCGGCAAGGCAGGAGTGGGAAATTAGATGGAATGCTTCCTCCACCCCTACGGTAGTCGTTCACGACGAAGCAGTGACTGGCTTTGACCTTGAAAAGTTAACGAATTTGTTAGAAAAGCACGGAATGTAA
- the dapD gene encoding 2,3,4,5-tetrahydropyridine-2,6-dicarboxylate N-acetyltransferase: protein MKMMDAHEIISFISNSTKSTPVKVYVKGELEGINFGSSSKTFIEGRSGVVFGEWSEISEAIQQNEGKIEEYVVENDRRNSAIPLLDLKGIKARIEPGAIIRDQVEIGDNVVIMMGASINIGSVIGEGTMIDMNAVLGGRATVGKNCHVGAGAVLAGVIEPPSAQPVVLEDDVLIGANAVVLEGVRIGQGSVVAAGAIVTEDIPPFSVAVGAPAKVIKQIDDKTKSKTEIMQELRKL, encoded by the coding sequence ATGAAAATGATGGATGCACATGAAATTATTTCTTTTATCAGCAATAGCACAAAATCAACGCCAGTAAAAGTATATGTAAAAGGTGAACTCGAAGGCATTAACTTTGGTTCTTCTTCCAAAACATTTATCGAAGGCCGTTCAGGTGTAGTATTCGGTGAGTGGTCAGAAATTTCTGAAGCCATTCAACAAAATGAAGGCAAAATCGAAGAGTATGTAGTAGAGAATGACCGCCGCAACTCAGCGATTCCTTTGCTCGATTTAAAAGGGATTAAAGCGCGTATTGAGCCGGGAGCAATCATTCGCGATCAAGTAGAAATTGGTGACAATGTCGTAATTATGATGGGCGCTTCTATTAACATCGGCTCAGTTATTGGTGAAGGTACGATGATTGATATGAATGCGGTGCTTGGCGGACGTGCTACTGTTGGAAAAAACTGTCATGTAGGCGCTGGGGCAGTGCTGGCGGGAGTTATTGAGCCGCCTTCTGCACAACCGGTTGTTCTGGAAGACGATGTGTTAATCGGTGCAAATGCAGTAGTATTAGAAGGTGTAAGAATCGGACAAGGATCTGTTGTTGCGGCAGGAGCAATCGTTACAGAAGATATTCCGCCATTTTCAGTGGCAGTCGGGGCACCGGCAAAAGTCATTAAACAAATTGACGATAAAACAAAGTCAAAAACAGAAATCATGCAGGAATTACGCAAACTGTAA
- a CDS encoding N-acetyldiaminopimelate deacetylase produces MGNSPFISIRRDLHQIPELGFNEYKTQSYILQYLNSLPQERLEVKTWKTGILVKIKGKTSHRIIGYRADMDGLPIEEQTGLSFRSLHPGMMHACGHDVHMSIALGVLTYFVHNEIDPDLLFVFQPAEEGPGGAEPMIKSEEMKAWMPDEIYALHIAPEYPAGTIATKEGLLFANTSELFIDLTGKGGHAAFPHETKDMVVAAAHLITQLQTVVSRNVNPLDSAVVTVGKLTGGTVQNVIAETARIEGTIRTLSAESMLKVKKRIEALVKGIEMGFECTATIDYGSNYYQVNNDSHVSERFISFMERQKDIELVICTEAMTGEDFGYMLKEIPGLMFWLGVGSEHGLHHAKLNPNEKAITVGIDALTNYFKTLT; encoded by the coding sequence GTGGGAAACAGCCCGTTTATAAGTATCCGAAGAGACCTCCATCAAATTCCTGAGTTAGGGTTTAATGAGTATAAGACACAAAGCTATATCCTTCAGTATCTGAACTCCCTTCCACAAGAGCGATTAGAAGTTAAGACATGGAAAACTGGCATCCTTGTTAAAATCAAAGGCAAAACGAGCCACCGGATAATTGGTTACCGGGCGGATATGGATGGCCTGCCGATTGAAGAGCAGACAGGCCTCTCATTTCGCTCCTTACATCCGGGGATGATGCATGCTTGCGGTCATGATGTGCATATGAGCATTGCTTTAGGGGTACTTACTTATTTTGTTCATAATGAAATTGACCCTGATCTGCTGTTTGTGTTCCAGCCGGCTGAAGAAGGACCCGGAGGAGCAGAGCCGATGATAAAAAGTGAAGAGATGAAAGCGTGGATGCCAGATGAAATATATGCCTTGCATATTGCTCCTGAATACCCGGCAGGGACAATCGCGACGAAAGAGGGCTTATTATTCGCAAACACTTCTGAGTTATTTATCGATTTAACTGGAAAAGGAGGACATGCGGCGTTTCCACATGAGACAAAGGATATGGTCGTTGCAGCGGCCCATTTAATTACCCAGCTGCAAACGGTTGTGTCGAGGAATGTGAATCCACTCGACAGTGCAGTAGTTACAGTCGGAAAGCTGACTGGCGGAACCGTTCAAAACGTGATTGCGGAAACCGCACGCATCGAAGGAACAATTCGCACTTTGTCCGCGGAGTCAATGCTCAAAGTAAAAAAACGGATCGAAGCTCTTGTAAAGGGGATCGAAATGGGCTTTGAATGCACAGCTACCATCGATTATGGCAGTAACTATTATCAAGTAAATAATGACTCTCATGTCTCCGAACGTTTTATTTCCTTCATGGAACGCCAGAAGGACATTGAACTCGTTATTTGCACAGAGGCGATGACAGGCGAGGATTTCGGCTATATGCTGAAAGAGATTCCGGGATTAATGTTTTGGCTTGGGGTAGGCTCTGAACACGGACTTCATCACGCAAAGCTGAATCCGAATGAAAAAGCGATTACAGTTGGAATTGATGCGCTTACGAATTATTTTAAAACGCTTACTTAA
- a CDS encoding cytochrome ubiquinol oxidase subunit I — protein sequence MELDSVMLSRMLTSMTLAFHIIFATIGVGVPVMIAIAEFIGIKRNDPYYLLLARRWARGFTITVAVGVVTGTAIGLQLSLLWPSFMEVAGQVIALPLFMETFAFFFEAIFLGIYLYTWDRFKNRMTHWVLTIPVMIGSSASALFITTVNAFMNTPQGFELKDGKAVNIDPIAAMLNPATPSKVFHVLTTSYMTAAAVLAAIAAVAIIKGKRGQYERKALRLTLICTFIFSILTALAGDVSAKFLAEEQPEKLAAAEWHFETERGADLILFGTLDENNEIKNEIRLPGFLSFLAGSSFDTKVIGLNEFPEDERPPLWVHYMFDLMVSIGFFVLGVSGVYILMDRIKRFNELNKPLLWLVTAGGPLSMLAIEFGWIYAEVGRQPWILNGYMKVSEAATTGDGVGLTFILFALLYLVLGVICVFVLIRMFKHTPAEAELEQRFPNL from the coding sequence ATGGAACTGGATAGTGTCATGCTCAGCCGGATGCTGACCTCAATGACATTAGCATTTCATATTATTTTTGCCACAATTGGCGTAGGGGTTCCTGTAATGATTGCTATTGCCGAATTTATTGGAATTAAAAGAAATGACCCCTATTATCTACTGTTGGCAAGACGTTGGGCTCGGGGATTTACCATTACAGTGGCTGTTGGTGTTGTAACAGGAACAGCGATTGGATTACAATTGTCGCTTCTTTGGCCGAGTTTTATGGAGGTAGCCGGGCAAGTGATTGCGCTGCCTTTATTTATGGAGACATTTGCCTTTTTCTTTGAAGCTATCTTCTTAGGGATTTACTTATACACATGGGATCGATTCAAAAACAGAATGACACATTGGGTATTAACCATTCCAGTTATGATTGGATCTTCCGCTTCAGCTTTGTTTATTACCACCGTTAATGCATTTATGAACACACCTCAGGGATTTGAACTTAAGGATGGAAAAGCCGTTAATATTGATCCGATTGCTGCCATGTTAAACCCGGCTACTCCTTCCAAGGTCTTCCACGTATTAACGACTTCTTATATGACGGCTGCTGCTGTGCTGGCAGCTATCGCGGCTGTTGCGATTATTAAAGGAAAAAGAGGACAGTATGAGAGAAAGGCTTTACGTTTAACACTTATTTGTACATTTATCTTTTCTATACTTACAGCGCTTGCTGGAGATGTATCGGCGAAATTCTTAGCTGAAGAGCAACCTGAGAAACTGGCGGCTGCAGAATGGCACTTTGAGACAGAGAGAGGCGCCGATCTTATTTTGTTTGGCACACTCGATGAAAACAACGAAATAAAGAATGAGATTCGCCTTCCGGGGTTTTTAAGCTTTTTAGCCGGCAGCTCATTTGACACGAAAGTAATCGGGTTGAATGAGTTTCCAGAAGATGAACGTCCGCCGTTATGGGTGCACTATATGTTTGACCTTATGGTTTCAATCGGCTTTTTTGTCCTGGGGGTTTCTGGCGTATATATTTTGATGGATAGAATTAAACGGTTTAATGAACTGAATAAACCGCTGTTATGGTTGGTTACAGCCGGTGGACCACTCTCTATGCTGGCAATTGAATTTGGCTGGATTTACGCGGAGGTAGGGCGCCAGCCATGGATATTAAACGGATATATGAAGGTGTCAGAAGCTGCAACGACAGGCGATGGGGTGGGGCTCACGTTTATCCTATTTGCTCTTCTTTATTTGGTGCTCGGAGTTATTTGTGTCTTTGTGTTAATTCGTATGTTTAAACATACACCGGCAGAAGCCGAGTTGGAACAGCGTTTCCCAAACCTTTGA
- a CDS encoding LysR family transcriptional regulator: MLFSEFQLLKVLAEEMNMRKAAQRLFVSQPALSQRLQTIEKEWGVKIFNRSTKGLSLTPAGEIIVQFAAEVVEKREKVLENIHALESEVHGTLKIACASIVGQKWLPKVLKRFVKKYPHAKISLMTGWSSEISKALYEGEVHIGIIRGTPEWKGRKIHLFEDSLFLVDKEIRNVEEILTSDKPFIQFKSDSTYYQEIQEWWHRQFQMAPKQSIIVDQIETCKQMAFNGIGYAILPAITLDEAEGDVYKLPLLDEEQRPLRRDTWLLGYDAAFELKQVQAFIEIVEECK; this comes from the coding sequence ATGCTATTTTCGGAATTTCAATTATTAAAGGTTTTAGCAGAGGAAATGAATATGAGAAAGGCAGCGCAACGGCTTTTTGTTTCACAGCCGGCGCTGTCCCAGCGGCTGCAAACGATTGAAAAAGAGTGGGGAGTGAAAATTTTTAATCGCTCGACGAAAGGTTTGTCTCTAACACCGGCTGGAGAAATCATTGTTCAATTTGCTGCAGAAGTCGTAGAAAAAAGGGAGAAAGTGCTTGAAAATATTCACGCATTAGAATCGGAAGTCCACGGTACATTAAAGATTGCCTGTGCGTCCATTGTTGGTCAAAAGTGGCTGCCAAAGGTATTAAAACGCTTCGTAAAAAAATATCCCCATGCCAAAATTTCTTTAATGACAGGCTGGAGCAGTGAAATCTCCAAAGCTCTTTATGAAGGGGAAGTACATATTGGCATTATCAGAGGAACGCCCGAGTGGAAAGGGCGAAAAATTCATCTATTTGAGGATAGCCTGTTCTTAGTAGATAAAGAAATCCGTAATGTAGAGGAGATATTAACCTCGGATAAGCCTTTTATTCAATTTAAAAGCGATTCCACCTATTACCAAGAAATTCAAGAATGGTGGCATCGTCAGTTTCAAATGGCGCCGAAGCAATCGATCATTGTTGACCAGATAGAAACGTGCAAGCAGATGGCGTTTAATGGAATTGGCTATGCGATTTTACCGGCAATTACGTTGGATGAAGCTGAAGGAGATGTATATAAACTGCCTTTGCTTGATGAAGAACAGCGGCCTCTTCGCCGAGACACATGGCTTCTCGGGTATGATGCGGCTTTTGAATTGAAGCAGGTACAAGCGTTTATTGAGATCGTGGAAGAGTGCAAATGA
- a CDS encoding MDR family MFS transporter — protein sequence MDNVLRKERKLTKRPLVLAAVILAMFMGAIEATIVSTAMPDIVADLGGFSLYSWVFSSYLLMNAATVLIYGKLSDIFGRKPVLIIGILIFLIGSFLCGLADSMGQLIFFRLVQGIGAGAVMPIATTIVGDIYTKEERAKVQGYLSSVWGISAVTGPALGGLLVEFISWRFVFWINLPLGVLAIAGLWLFLHENMEKKKPEIDYAGTFVFLISISSLMFLLVEGGSKFPWVSGKSVLLFSISALAFILFIWVERRASSPMMPFSLWKVRSILIANIVSLTTGVMLIGISSFLPTYVQGVMGESATVAGFTLTAMSIGWPIASTLSGKMLLTIGYRQTTIIGGLSLILGSVLFIFMNAESGPWWAAVSSFFVGVGMGLTSTAFIVSIQNSVEWDQRGAATAANMFMRNLGNTVGAALLGGVLNSRLQSFLHNQPDEEMRSLSVDSINELLGGKESQLSDKMFHMLQEGLAGSLHAVYVVVCIFAVFSFLFLLLLKKGE from the coding sequence TTGGATAATGTACTACGTAAAGAAAGAAAATTGACAAAGCGGCCCTTGGTGTTAGCGGCAGTTATACTCGCTATGTTCATGGGAGCGATTGAGGCGACAATCGTCTCTACGGCTATGCCTGATATCGTGGCGGATTTGGGTGGTTTTTCTCTCTATAGCTGGGTGTTTTCTTCCTATTTATTGATGAACGCAGCTACCGTGCTTATTTACGGGAAGCTGTCTGATATTTTTGGGCGCAAGCCGGTACTGATTATCGGTATTTTAATTTTTCTTATAGGCTCTTTTTTATGCGGCTTGGCCGATTCAATGGGACAGCTTATTTTCTTTCGTCTTGTTCAAGGAATTGGAGCCGGGGCTGTCATGCCAATTGCCACAACGATTGTTGGCGACATTTATACGAAAGAAGAGCGTGCGAAGGTGCAAGGCTATCTTTCTAGTGTATGGGGAATTTCGGCAGTGACCGGTCCTGCACTTGGCGGGCTGCTCGTGGAATTTATCAGCTGGCGCTTTGTATTTTGGATTAACCTACCGTTAGGTGTATTGGCGATTGCCGGTTTATGGCTATTTTTACATGAAAACATGGAAAAGAAAAAGCCGGAAATTGATTACGCTGGTACTTTCGTATTTTTAATTTCAATTTCTAGCCTCATGTTTTTATTAGTAGAAGGCGGCTCCAAGTTTCCTTGGGTTTCAGGAAAGAGCGTTCTATTGTTTTCTATCTCAGCGCTAGCTTTTATCCTATTTATTTGGGTGGAAAGACGAGCTTCCTCCCCGATGATGCCTTTCAGCCTATGGAAGGTCCGTTCAATATTAATCGCTAATATTGTCTCCTTAACGACCGGTGTGATGCTTATCGGCATTTCTAGTTTTCTGCCTACCTATGTGCAGGGAGTTATGGGGGAGAGTGCCACAGTAGCTGGCTTTACGTTGACGGCGATGTCTATTGGGTGGCCGATTGCTTCAACGCTCTCAGGGAAGATGCTTTTGACTATCGGTTATCGCCAAACAACAATTATTGGTGGCTTGTCCCTTATTTTAGGCAGCGTCTTGTTTATCTTCATGAATGCCGAAAGCGGCCCTTGGTGGGCGGCTGTTTCTTCCTTCTTTGTTGGGGTAGGGATGGGACTTACATCAACTGCTTTCATTGTGTCCATTCAAAACTCCGTAGAGTGGGATCAGCGTGGGGCAGCCACTGCTGCCAATATGTTTATGAGGAACTTAGGAAATACTGTAGGGGCTGCCTTGCTCGGTGGTGTTTTAAACAGTCGGCTGCAATCATTCTTGCACAATCAGCCGGATGAAGAGATGAGGTCCCTTTCCGTTGATTCTATTAATGAACTGCTGGGCGGCAAGGAAAGCCAGCTTTCAGATAAAATGTTCCACATGCTTCAGGAAGGATTGGCGGGTTCGTTGCATGCTGTTTATGTAGTGGTATGTATCTTTGCTGTATTTTCTTTTCTCTTCCTATTATTGTTAAAAAAGGGTGAATGA
- a CDS encoding DUF1797 family protein produces the protein MSQLTGIIQRLKSLQEGGENGEVQQRLFEVNGKTLCQVKFFPGKDTFELEVYDKDGKGNKYPFDDIDMTAIEIFELLQEEKQQ, from the coding sequence ATGTCACAATTAACAGGCATTATTCAAAGATTAAAATCATTGCAAGAGGGCGGAGAAAACGGAGAGGTGCAACAGCGTTTGTTCGAGGTAAACGGCAAGACGCTTTGCCAGGTTAAGTTTTTCCCGGGAAAAGATACATTTGAACTGGAAGTATATGATAAAGACGGAAAGGGCAATAAGTATCCTTTTGATGACATTGACATGACTGCTATTGAAATTTTTGAACTTCTCCAGGAAGAAAAACAGCAGTAA
- a CDS encoding metallophosphoesterase has product MAKKISRRSFLKQSLAFLLSLFGLAGGGYSYARFIEPKRLQIIELDISHELIPRAFHNKRIVQFSDTHLGFQYTLQQLEEHIQTIHSLDPDFIFFTGDLLDRPDDYQSSKTKEVISILRKLKAPLGKFAVYGNHDHGGYGTDLYKSIMEKSGFTLLRNNSVELRHLNETIYLLGIDDASLGQPSFSQTTKKVKKDQYLILLSHAPDLADEAADAGIHLQLSGHSHGGQIQLPWYGALYTPPYAEIYKEGLYKIKGNPPLTLYVNRGLGTTRLPFRFLSIPEITVFTLKSIR; this is encoded by the coding sequence ATGGCAAAAAAAATTTCTCGCCGGTCATTTTTAAAACAATCTCTTGCATTCTTACTCTCTCTATTCGGACTGGCAGGAGGCGGCTATTCCTATGCTAGATTTATTGAACCGAAACGTCTGCAAATCATTGAATTAGATATTTCCCACGAATTAATTCCACGAGCTTTTCATAATAAACGGATTGTACAATTCAGTGATACTCACCTAGGCTTCCAATATACGTTGCAACAATTAGAGGAGCACATCCAAACCATTCATTCACTCGACCCAGACTTTATCTTCTTTACTGGTGACCTGTTGGATAGACCGGATGACTATCAATCATCAAAGACAAAGGAAGTCATCTCTATTTTGCGCAAACTAAAAGCCCCTTTAGGCAAATTTGCTGTTTACGGGAATCATGATCATGGCGGATATGGAACTGATTTGTATAAGTCAATTATGGAGAAATCAGGATTTACACTTTTAAGAAATAACTCGGTGGAATTAAGACACCTTAATGAAACGATTTATCTACTTGGCATAGACGATGCTTCGCTGGGACAACCGAGCTTTAGTCAAACTACAAAGAAAGTCAAAAAAGACCAGTATCTTATTCTGCTTTCCCATGCACCAGACCTTGCCGATGAGGCGGCAGATGCCGGCATCCATTTGCAATTGAGCGGCCATTCCCACGGCGGGCAAATCCAACTGCCCTGGTATGGAGCGTTGTACACTCCTCCCTATGCGGAAATTTATAAAGAAGGACTATACAAGATAAAAGGTAATCCCCCCCTAACTCTCTATGTGAATCGCGGCTTAGGTACAACAAGGCTTCCTTTCCGTTTCTTATCTATTCCGGAGATTACCGTATTTACGTTAAAGTCTATAAGGTAA